The Dehalobacter sp. DCM sequence TGATGAGGTTGACGGCCAGTACATCAGGCGGTGCGGCTCGTAGGTCGTGTCGTCGAAAAGGTCGATCCCGATTTCCTTGGCCACCATCCTGGCAACTGCAGGATATTCCGCTTCAGAGATTTCCCGGGCCAATGGTATTGCCAGACGGATGCGGGGATGCTCCGGGGTATGCTTGTGGGTGGAGTATGCGCAGCATGTAAAATCATGGAGCATGGTCAGTTCGTCCCAGATGTCCGGGGTACCGTAGTCCATGTCGAGCAGGACCATGGAACGGCAAAGGACGAAGCCCTTCTTGCGCCTGCCTTCCCGGAGATGTCCGGCAACATAGCCGCCCACATCCTTGATGTCGTCCTGCTGACCCTTTTTGAGCTTGCGGTATTCCTGGACGGTTTCGGTTGTCCTGATGGTGGTGCTGACCCTGGTGCAGAAGTCATCCCAGGAGATTTCATTGTTCTTCCATTTCTTATCAAGCCGGCTGTTGCCGTAGGATATCTTCATCGAGAGTCCTCCTTAGCCTGGTCCTCCAATACGGAGACGGCAAACTTCAGGGCTTCGATGAAGGTTTCCAGCTCGCAGTCGCCGCCAAGCGCGACTTCAAACCCGTCGCAGCCGCCCCAGCGGTTGGGGATGGCCTTAACATCGATGTCGGTGCCGCCCAGGTCAGCGATGCGGATATAGGTCCTCGATCCGTGGCCGGAGTCCCCGCCCTGATAACCGTTGGTTCCAGCTTCGACTTCCAGCATGTTTGCGCTGATAACCTCTCGCTGCCAGGTTTCTATTTTCTTGCCATTGACCATTCTCTGTTTACTTTTGATCTCGTACATTTTGGGCCTCCTCGCAATTCGTGTTGAAGTATCGGATGGTGTAGTTCCTGCGCTTGGCCCTGTCGATCTCGGCTTCCATGCCGCAGGAGACATAGGTTCCGAACACCCAGACTTCAGCGCATTTTGACATCAGTACATTGCCAAAGAACAGGCCCAGCTCCCGCTCAGCAGGCAGGCTGTCATCGAGGAATTGGGTGAACAGCAAGTGCGGCGCGATAGGGATATAGCCCCTATCTGCCGCAAATCTGCTGTAGCGTCTGGCCGCCAGGGTATTTGACTCGATGTCCCCGGAATAAGGGGAACAGATATATACCATCGGGCGGAAGGTGTTCCTGGCTTTCTCTGATTGTTCGACCGCCGTCAGGGCTTCATAGGCGGTGGGGTCGTAGTAGCCTTCGGAGTTGAATTTGCTTATGCTCATCGTCCCGACCCCGCTATGCGATTTTCTTCTGGAGCTTCATCTTGTACCATTCAAGGTGACGCTTGCGCTGCTCATAGTCGGGTACAGCCAGGAGGAGCCCGATGTCCACCTTTTGGAGGATCTCGATCATCTGGATCTGGTCATCTGAAAGGTAAGGGCGGATGCTGGTGCCTTTTTCAAGACCATGGGCTTGCCTGAACTGTTTTGCCGACATCCCGGTGACGATCCGGTTGATCATGTCGCACTCGTTGCTGAAATGGTAAGGCTTCGGGTTGTCGTGAAGGAGCTTGATATTTTCGGTGAGCAGAGGGAAGTCCTTACGGGCTGTGACCAGCGTCTTGATGAACTTCTCCATTTCGTTGAAACGTCTGATGTAGAGTTCCTTGAATCGCATAGCCTTTTGGCCGGTGTATCCCATAACCAGCATGGTGAAGCCATCCCGCGTCATCATGTAGCAAGGAAGCTTTCTGCCGGTCTTATCCTTGTAGTAGGTCAGCTCAAAATTGGATTCAGTGAACTCATCACTCAATCCAGATCTGGAGTCAGTGATTTTCGCGATGTCCCGCAAAACGTGGAAGTGTTCTTTCTCAAAGAACTCGGCGATATATAGGCTGTCGACCCTGGCGGTGTCGTTGGTGTCTGCGAAAACTCCGTAGTTGTCTTTTGGTATCAGTTCTTTCATCTCAATAATCCCTCCAATCTTTCCCTGCTGCAGTCCGTGCAATATACTGATGTGCCGTAAAGGTCGCCCTCGCCGTCGCCGAGCAGTTCACCCAGGTCGACCTGGACTTCACACCCGCAACCGGGGCAGGTGCAGTAGACATTATAGTCATGGATCTCCACCATGACCTCAGCCGCTTCACTGAGTTTTTCTTTAACGTAGAACATTTCTATGACCTCCCATCTTGAAGGCATCATTGCCTCCTATAATCCAAAGGACAGAAGATGGTTCCATGAGTACCATCCATTAATCTTTTTTATAAAAATCAGTTTCATAGCCGTCAGCCCGGAGCAGAAGCCCTTTCGCCCAGGGTGGGGTAAGCCCCATCTTGGTGCAGATAGCTTCCATGGAAGTGTCCATTTCAGCTTCAATGACCACCTCGTCATGGACATGCATGACGATGCTGCAGTCCCTGAGGTTCTTCATGGCAAAGCAGAGAATGTCGCGGCTGGTGGCTTGCACGATGTTCTCGACAAACTTGGGGCCGTAACTTTGGATCCGCTCCCATTTCTTCGTGCTTCCGACGCCTTCGTAGGTCACGCATTCCGATCCGAACTGGTTCTCGCCGATACGGGGTTTGACATAGGTCAGGCGTCTCCCCGAGGGAAGCGTGATAAAGAGCATCCCGCTTTGGTAGGTGAACCTGATCCCATGGGTTTGCGTGACCGTCTTTTCCCTGACCGCCTTTAGTGCCGCCCGGTCCACGTCCCACCAGAACCTTACGATGTTCTGGTTTGATGATCGCCACGCAGTGACCAGTGGTTGAAGTTCTTCCTCGGTAAGTCCCATTTCCAACGCTCCCATGGCTTTCAGCGCACCGACCGATCCGCCGTAGCCCAGGGCCAGTTCGGCAATTTTTCCTTTTTGTCTGAGATGGGAATTGACGCCATGCTTCTCAACGGGGACCCGGAACATCTGGGAAGCCGATGCGCAATAGATGTCGCCGCCTGATGCAAATACTTCCTGACGCCAGGATTCTCCGGCAAGCCAGGCAATCACACGGGCCTCGATGGCGGAGAAGTCCGCAACGACCAGCTTGCAGCCGGGCCTTGGTATGAAGGCGGTCCGAATCAGTTCTGACAGGACTTCGGGCACGGCATCGTAGAGCATTTCCAGTGCTTCAAAGTTGCCGTCCTTCACCAAACCTCGGGCTTCCTCCAGGTCGGGCATATGGTTCTGCGGCAGGTTCTGCATCTGAATAAGCCTGCCCGCCCATCGGCCGGTGCGGTTTGCTCCATAGAACTGGAACATCCCCCGAGCACGGCCATCACTACAGACTGCATTCTCCATGGCCTGGTATTTTTTGATGGAGGATTTCGCAAGCTGCTGACGGAGCGCCAATACTTCGCCAAGGGGAGCCGGAGCGGTCTTTAGGAGTTCAGCCACTACTTTCTTGCCCAGAGTGTCGGTTTCCAAGCCATTATCGAAAAGCCACTGCTTCATTTGGGCCACCGAATTGGGATTGTCCAGCTCCGTCAGGTCCTGCATCAGGCTGACGAGTTTAGATCTTGATTCCCGATCAGCTTGAATGGCGTTTTTTACGAAAGGCACATCTAACTCAACTCCACGGTCATTGATCTCCTGGTCCAGGAGGTATTCCTCCCAGACAGAATCAGGCACAGGGAACTTCTCGAGTTTTTCCTGGATGGCGAGTTCAGCCTCGACATCCCTGAGGTTGTATTCCTTAAAGGTTGACCACTTTTCAGGGGAATGGGTCGGAAGGTTACGGGTCCGCATGCCGTTTGTCGCGGTTGGATTGCAGGGTTGGCAGAAATATCGGATGAGGTCCTTGCCTTCCTTCAGCTTTTGTTTTTCAAGGACCAAGACTGCGCCGACTCCCTCCAGCGAGAGTGGCAGTCCCATGAATGCCGACCAGACCATGGAGCAGCGCCATTGCTTTGGATCAAGATACC is a genomic window containing:
- a CDS encoding Rha family transcriptional regulator, which translates into the protein MKELIPKDNYGVFADTNDTARVDSLYIAEFFEKEHFHVLRDIAKITDSRSGLSDEFTESNFELTYYKDKTGRKLPCYMMTRDGFTMLVMGYTGQKAMRFKELYIRRFNEMEKFIKTLVTARKDFPLLTENIKLLHDNPKPYHFSNECDMINRIVTGMSAKQFRQAHGLEKGTSIRPYLSDDQIQMIEILQKVDIGLLLAVPDYEQRKRHLEWYKMKLQKKIA
- a CDS encoding DNA polymerase, coding for MRTLSIDIESYSNVDLAKSGVYRYVESPEFEILLFGYSIDGGDVRVVDLAEGESIPADIINALEDETILKWAFNANFERICLSRHLGLPTGRYLDPKQWRCSMVWSAFMGLPLSLEGVGAVLVLEKQKLKEGKDLIRYFCQPCNPTATNGMRTRNLPTHSPEKWSTFKEYNLRDVEAELAIQEKLEKFPVPDSVWEEYLLDQEINDRGVELDVPFVKNAIQADRESRSKLVSLMQDLTELDNPNSVAQMKQWLFDNGLETDTLGKKVVAELLKTAPAPLGEVLALRQQLAKSSIKKYQAMENAVCSDGRARGMFQFYGANRTGRWAGRLIQMQNLPQNHMPDLEEARGLVKDGNFEALEMLYDAVPEVLSELIRTAFIPRPGCKLVVADFSAIEARVIAWLAGESWRQEVFASGGDIYCASASQMFRVPVEKHGVNSHLRQKGKIAELALGYGGSVGALKAMGALEMGLTEEELQPLVTAWRSSNQNIVRFWWDVDRAALKAVREKTVTQTHGIRFTYQSGMLFITLPSGRRLTYVKPRIGENQFGSECVTYEGVGSTKKWERIQSYGPKFVENIVQATSRDILCFAMKNLRDCSIVMHVHDEVVIEAEMDTSMEAICTKMGLTPPWAKGLLLRADGYETDFYKKD
- a CDS encoding DUF7768 domain-containing protein, whose protein sequence is MSISKFNSEGYYDPTAYEALTAVEQSEKARNTFRPMVYICSPYSGDIESNTLAARRYSRFAADRGYIPIAPHLLFTQFLDDSLPAERELGLFFGNVLMSKCAEVWVFGTYVSCGMEAEIDRAKRRNYTIRYFNTNCEEAQNVRDQK